The Rattus rattus isolate New Zealand chromosome 1, Rrattus_CSIRO_v1, whole genome shotgun sequence genome includes a region encoding these proteins:
- the Krt18 gene encoding keratin, type I cytoskeletal 18: MSFTTRSTTFSTNYRSLGSVRTPSQRVRPASSAASVYAGAGGSGSRISVSRSVWGGSVGSAGLAGMGGVQTEKETMQDLNDRLASYLDKVKNLETENRRLESKIREYLEKRGPQGVRDWGHYFKTIEDLRAQIFANSVDNARIVLQIDNARLAADDFRVKYETELAMRQSVESDIHGLRKVVDDTNITRLQLETEIEALKEELLFMKKNHEEEVQGLEAQIASSGLTVEVDAPKSQDLSKIMADIRAQYEQLAQKNREELDKYWSQQIEESTTVVTTKSAEIRDAETTLLELRRTLQTLEIDLDSMKNQNINLENNLGEVEARYRAQMEQLNGVLLHLESELAQTRAEGQRQTQEYEALLNIKVKLEAEIATYRRLLEDGDDFSLNDALDSSNSMQTVQRTTTRKVVDGKVVSETNDTRVLRH; this comes from the exons ATGAGCTTCACCACCCGCTCCACCACCTTCTCCACCAACTACCGGTCCCTGGGCTCTGTGCGGACTCCCAGCCAGCGGGTCCGGCCTGCCAGCAGCGCAGCCAGCGTCTATGCAGGTGCTGGGGGCTCAGGGTCCCGGATATCCGTGTCCCGCTCTGTCTGGGGTGGCTCCGTGGGGTCCGCAGGCCTGGCGGGAATGGGTGGGGTCCAGACTGAGAAGGAGACCATGCAAGACCTGAACGACCGCCTGGCCAGCTACCTAGACAAGGTGAAGAACCTGGAAACCGAGAACAGGAGACTAGAGAGCAAAATCCGGGAATATCTGGAGAAAAGGGGTCCCCAGGGCGTCAGAGACTGGGGCCACTACTTCAAGACCATCGAAGATCTGAGGGCTCAG ATCTTTGCGAATTCTGTGGACAATGCCCGCATCGTCCTGCAGATCGACAATGCCCGTCTTGCCGCTGATGACTTTAGAGTCAA GTATGAGACAGAACTGGCCATGCGCCAGTCTGTGGAGAGTGACATTCATGGACTCCGCAAGGTGGTGGATGACACCAACATCACAAGGTTGCAGCTGGAGACAGAAATCGAAGCGCTCAAGGAGGAGCTGCTGTTCATGAAGAAGAATCATGAGGAG GAAGTCCAAGGCCTGGAAGCTCAGATCGCCAGTTCCGGGTTGACTGTGGAAGTGGATGCTCCCAAATCTCAGGACCTCAGCAAGATCATGGCGGACATCCGCGCCCAGTATGAACAGCTGGCTCAGAAGAACCGTGAGGAACTGGACAAGTACTGGTCTCAGCAG ATTGAGGAGAGTACCACGGTAGTCACCACCAAGTCTGCCGAAATCAGGGACGCTGAGACCACACTCTTGGAGCTGAGACGCACCCTCCAGACCTTGGAGATTGACCTGGACTCGATGAAAAACCAG aACATCAACTTGGAGAACAACCTCGGGGAAGTGGAGGCCAGATACAGGGCGCAGATGGAGCAGCTCAATGGGGTCCTTCTGCATCTGGAATCAGAGCTGGCACAAACTCGGGCAGAAGGACAGCGCCAGACCCAGGAATATGAAGCCCTGTTGAACATCAAAGTCAAGCTTGAGGCGGAGATTGCCACCTACCGCCGCTTGCTGGAGGATGGGGACGATTTCAG TCTCAACGATGCCCTGGACTCCAGCAACTCCATGCAAACTGTCCAGAGGACAACTACCCGTAAGGTCGTGGATGGCAAAGTGGTGTCCGAGACCAATGATACCAGAGTTCTGAGGCACTAA